The Drosophila innubila isolate TH190305 chromosome 2R unlocalized genomic scaffold, UK_Dinn_1.0 1_C_2R, whole genome shotgun sequence DNA window ACAACAAACAGGCTGGCAGGCTTGGTTCGCGGACATAGTCCGTTTCAAAATTtgatcaattttcaaaatatataaaattttgaaatttctatgattttgatgaaaaactttttaaaatatttgtaaaaaattttgtttgagtTTTTCCCAATTTACGAATTTcttcagaattaaatttgcaacttTCTCCCCCGAGCTGTCAACTCTTTAGAGCAAAGAATAGCTGTTGCTGACtggaatattcaaaaatagcTGATATTATTGCTAtgtaaaaaagcttaaaaaaaacacaatgaCAGCCCTGATCTCAAAAACGGTGTGGCAGCCTTGTATCCTAGAAAAAATACCGATAGTTTCGAACGTCTGGCAGCCTTTCTATGCAATAAAAGTGCGAGCAGTCTGGGAACGCGCGGgcgatttaaaaatgtaacataaaaattgtttgaaaaatcaattaaaccAGTTATGTATGATATTGCAATGAAACTCacaatagataaaataaaagtcattgATTCTTTGAAGGTTGCCACCCCTCAGGgagagaaacaacaaaatttattccacaaatttttaattttttatcaaattaactctgaaaatagccagagctagctataaaatagctaaattgaaGCAATGGTACGAACTAACTAGTGATTGCTTCGCCGAGACTGCCGATAACTATGTTCCTTGTTATCGAATTGAGTAAAACAATAATTGGGTGTACACACTGGACAAACCGCGCCAGCACTAAGTAATTTAAACTGTCAGCAACTGACAAACTGCAACAGTGAAATAAAACGCAGATATTATGTCCTATTTAAAtgactattttaatttgttgcaccgattgaaattttttcgtAATATTGCGGCggtagaaaatttaataaattaaaatactccgttataaaaaataataataaatacggCCTGCACTGCAATTTAAGTAAATCTAATAGATTGCATTGCGATAGTTCTCCACAAAGTTTTGCACCAGCCCGGGCATCTCCGGTGCTCGACATAAATACTTGTGTCCATAGCGATGTATCCGATCGAATCGATGGAATTCCACTGGCCCCCAGGAGCGACTGCGCTTATCCAGAGCAATGCGGTATAAGCGATAGCCCAGATGGAAAGGCACCACGACATCGTCCTCGGCATGGACAATCATTATTGGCTGGGGGAACTCATGCACATGTCTGTCCGACTCGAAGCGCAATCGACTGTCGTACATTGGCTGTGAGATCGTGAAATCATACCAGGGTAAATGTCTAAAGGGTCGCGAGAACGGATGCAGTCGAATCTCGTCACGTATATTGGTAAATGGACTCTCCAGTATCACACCACGCGGTCCTCGCTCCTTTAAGCTCGCCAGCTTGGCGGCCATGTGAGCAGCGACTCCTGTGCCCAAAGAATGACCCCATATATATATGGGATTCGATGTCAGATTGGCAATGTACTCAAAGACCATCAAGGCATCTCGCACCACACCTTCCTCCGTGGGCGGCACTGGATCCGAATCGGCGTAGCCACGATAATCAAAGGCAAAGACATGATAGTTAAGTTGCCGCAGCAGCTTGTACACCTCGGA harbors:
- the LOC117785142 gene encoding lysophosphatidylserine lipase ABHD12 isoform X2, translated to MLFARRRHFFKRVGLPCLIIALVVFFAFFVLLPLAFRFSVTLQRGILFLTFITYPKGLDLSNPASIGLYATRNFYITVKDHDEDKSGVRIGVWHVLPKNAVRRFKRELHVEEAYDEDEASRAPSDLTPGPSHMGGNNEELQQLVPSLRAEFPVIVPENEQLFYERLLRVPGGTVVLYLHGNTATRGSGHRSEVYKLLRQLNYHVFAFDYRGYADSDPVPPTEEGVVRDALMVFEYIANLTSNPIYIWGHSLGTGVAAHMAAKLASLKERGPRGVILESPFTNIRDEIRLHPFSRPFRHLPWYDFTISQPMYDSRLRFESDRHVHEFPQPIMIVHAEDDVVVPFHLGYRLYRIALDKRSRSWGPVEFHRFDRIHRYGHKYLCRAPEMPGLVQNFVENYRNAIY
- the LOC117785142 gene encoding lysophosphatidylserine lipase ABHD12 isoform X1; this encodes MYELDSCLKLVLYATAIPGTLVICWLTGLVGLPCLIIALVVFFAFFVLLPLAFRFSVTLQRGILFLTFITYPKGLDLSNPASIGLYATRNFYITVKDHDEDKSGVRIGVWHVLPKNAVRRFKRELHVEEAYDEDEASRAPSDLTPGPSHMGGNNEELQQLVPSLRAEFPVIVPENEQLFYERLLRVPGGTVVLYLHGNTATRGSGHRSEVYKLLRQLNYHVFAFDYRGYADSDPVPPTEEGVVRDALMVFEYIANLTSNPIYIWGHSLGTGVAAHMAAKLASLKERGPRGVILESPFTNIRDEIRLHPFSRPFRHLPWYDFTISQPMYDSRLRFESDRHVHEFPQPIMIVHAEDDVVVPFHLGYRLYRIALDKRSRSWGPVEFHRFDRIHRYGHKYLCRAPEMPGLVQNFVENYRNAIY